The nucleotide window TCTCCCGCATACAGGACTGCAAAGTGAGGAAGATGCGGTTGCTCCTCTCAGGGGGGTACTCTCCATATGCTTGGAGCACCTTGGCAACAATGTCATCTAGTGAACCTGGGAACAACTTCTGAAATAAAGCTTGTAGGGCTGCAAAAAAACCTAGGTCCAATATGTTCAGATCGGGAGAATTTGGTGGTTGGCACATCAACGTAATGTTCCATCCATCTGCCATTGCGGCTGCACAAAACATAGGATCATTGACGGGAATATGAGTTTTGGCGTTGTCCTGTTGTATGATTATAGGATAACCGCGTTCCGAAGCAGGCCACTTCTCCTTAATGGCAGGCAGAAGTTTGTTCACCATGTAATCTTGGCTAACTTTCCTTGTCACCGCGGGCAACACCTTAGTAACAATTGTTCCCGCATCACGGTTCTTGCTATCCCTCTTAGCCTCCTCTAGGAATGTAAAAGGCCATATGCCAATCTTGCCATCAAATGTCATGttgccatcatcatcatatcGAGGCCTCGCCACCGCAGCAAGGAACATCActttttcaatgtaattcttgtTTTGTGTGGTACGCTTCGGATCTTCCTCATTGAGACCCAAATAGAATTTTTGATTCTTCCGAGTGCGATAGAACCACTTCtcatctatgtggatgacattgtaCATTCCATCAAATGTTGGCTGTTGTGGGATGCTTAGTGGCTGAAACATAGACAAACAAAACTTAACCCTAGCCCTCTTGTTTTCTTCTGTCAATGTTGATTTGATGGCATTAGAATGCCGCCTGAGTCTGCCCTCCTTCAAACGCCTGAATAAGGTAGTCTTTGCCATGTTCAACTCATTAGCAAGATCTTGGAGACTTGTTCTTTTTCTTAGATCAATATCCTTTATAGCATCTTCATTGAAAGCAATCCTCTTGCGGCCACAATTCTGGGTCCTCTTGCTCAAGACTCCCTGGAATCCACCAGCCTTCTTTCCCTCCAGCCATCTCAGTTGTATAGTTCGCAAAGGAATGTTTGTTTCTTCGGCAATAGCTTTAGTAATTCCATGATTCAGTTTACCCAAAGAAGACCTCTCCAAGATCATGGCAAATAGATTTTGCTTTTCTTCATCTTTGTACTGCCTTCTCTTTTTCTTGCCTTCATTTGCAAATAAGTGGCATCATACATTTATTACATTGCTAACTATATGAACAATCATGTAGGAACCAGTACATGTATGCATGAAGCAGTACAAGCATGCATGATCCAGTATACATGACCACTATAAGCATGCATGAACCAGTATCCATGAACCagcacacatgcatgcatgaacCAGTACATGCATGAATGATCCAGAATCCATGAAGCAGTACGCATGTATGCGATCAGTGCAAGCATGCATGATCCACAATGCATAGCACACATGTATGCATGAACCAGTACAAGCATGCATACCAGCTGGAGCTGGATGTCCCTCGTCGTTTCCTTCAACATTTTCAGCATCAACTCCGGCGTCGACTACATCAAGTTCAACATTCAAGTCAATGCCAAGCATGCCATGTCCGTCTTcgtcgccgccgctgccgccgccggacTCCACATTCAAGTCAATGCCAGTATCGACATGAACGGAAGGTTGGCCGAGGCCGGCGTCACTGAGTGGAGGTTGGCTAGCCTGCCACCTAACAGTTGGTGATCTTCCAATGAGTCCTAACCTCGTTCGTCCGCGTCCGCTCTGGCCATGACCGCGTCCACGACTGGCGTCTCCGCGTCCACGGCCGGCATCTCCACGGCCGGCGCCTCCGCATCCACGGCCGGCGCCTCCGCGGCCGGCGCCTATGCGTCCACGGCTAGCGTCTCTGCGGCCGGCGCCTCCGCGTCCACGGCCATGACCGCGTCCAGGGCCAGGCTCAGCTTCAGCATACACATGCTCGTGAGGTTCGTCCTCTGGCAAAATAAATCAACAAACCAAGGTGGTGAGCAAATGATCAGCAAGAAGACGAGAGCACCAACAAAAATATGAACCTCGGCAGGGAGAAGGACGTACCTTCATCCGAGACAATCAGCTCCAGATCGTAGTCTAGCTCTCCGGCAAGACCGCCGTAGTCTTCTTGGACATCTTCCCAGTTGATCTGGTTGTTTAAATCTAACTGTGCCATTGCAGGGTGAAGAACTAGAGAGAAATGAGATGCAGAGAGAAAAATGGTGTACTAGTACACTCTTGGTCCCGTCCTAGAGAGCTGATTCAAATTTGAAAAGGCTGAGCGGGCGTGGGTGGGGCTGGCCACGCAGACGTGGACGCGGGAATGCGCTGAACTTTCCCTCCAATTTCTCTCCGTGGCGGGATTACACGTGGCTGAGGTGATGTGCACATGGGGCTGGACAGAGTTAGTGGAGGGGTATATTAGACCAAAGTACATGTGCCAGCTCACTCATTGGTATTGCCGCTGGAAACTATACGCACTATAAAACGGAATAGAGGGAGTAGTATAACCAACAATCGGCTATGAAGTTGTCACATCATCTATAGCGAATCTAATAGCCAATATGTAAAGGACGTATTTACAAAGTAGTACTACTTCTTAATAGATGACCCACCTTACAATCTCACATTGTTTCTTGAAGCACGTGTTGTAGCCGGCTCTTAATCTACAATCCGTTTCCCTTCTCTTTCCTCTTCTCTTTCATACAACTCAACAAACATACAATATTTTAATCCTTACAGCCTGCTGACTGTACCTTTTTATACTTGCTCTAAGACAGAATGTCTAAAGAAAATCACTTTTGTTACCTTATGTCAGTTCTGTACTCGGCGAAGGTAGCATTTACGAGTGCGGCTCTCGGCGACCCCTGGGCAACCCTGGCAACAGAAACACTTTCTCGAGAGCCGCCGCACTAGGACATGTGGTAGAACCTGAGAACACCTATGAAACTATGACGGGTGTAGAAACCGGGAGAAACATTTACTAATAGAAAGAATGTATTTGTTGAAATTATTGATGAGTCCACGATATTGGGTGCTCGACAAACATTTACTGCACGTCAAAAAGTATATTTAAGAAAATGATTGTCGATTATCAGTTACATGCATCTCGGGACACGTGGTCTTGACATCACAGAGCCGTCAAGCATAACCTATCGTGCCACACGGCACCTGTGTGCCAAGGCCAAATTGCTTGTTCTTGGCATATGTTTGGTGACCTGAGTTTTCTTCGTTTGTCGAGTGCTCTTTGGGAGGCCCTCAGCGCAACGTCTTGCCTATGCCGTGTTTTACTGATTACCGAGATTTGGGCTCGGCTACATCGCGTTTTCCGTAATCTGGCGTGTTGAAGCTCGGCAAACATGAAAGAACTTGGTAAAGGCCTCTAGTCCTTAAAAGAGGTAATAATACCAATGATGCTTGGATTTGCCATAGATCTTTAATTTAGTGTCTAAACTTGAAAAATACGTCAAACTTGTTCTAAAACTTGGCATGAATGTGCAAATACGGTGCTAATCCCAATCATAGACGTAAAGTGTGTCATAGACGTAAAGTGTGCTGACGTGACACTATATTTGGCTGACATGGATGGGGTCCACTTCTAGAGACAAAACATAATTTTACTTGAATACTATGAGTCGGTTTGGTTCACGTCCTAGCGCTCGTGCCTGGGAGGAAGTGGTGCCTGGCGTGGACGTGCGCTGATAAAAATTTCAGCCTGCCCAGGCTAGCACGAGGAAATGTGTTTGGTTTGTGCCTGACCGGATGTACTAATATGAGTGACTAGCAAAAGAACTGCAGAAAAACCGCTATTAAAGACCGGGCTGTTGTTAGCCTGTACCCAGGCAGGCTAATGACCATGCCTGGTTATTCAGGTCAGGCTCGTATCAAATTTTTGAGGAAGCGAACCAGGCCGGGCTGGAAGCCACCAGGACACAAACCAAATTAACCCTATCTCTCTATGAGAGGTGGGTCCCGTCTGTCAGTACACAAGAAAACTGTAATGCAAAATAGTACTTCTTTGAGGTAAATGCAAAATAGTACTTACCTCACAGTGTTCGAACCTGCGAACTTTTTTTTTGAGACACTTGAACCTGCGAGCTAGAGTGGGCTAATTATGCTAGGCTGCTAGCCAACTTTCATGTGCTTTGTTCGGCCCCTCAGGCTTAATGTACTGTAAAACAAAAACTTGTGCTACTTAATGTTTCAAAGCACATGTTAATGTTAATGTTTCAAAGCAAACCGCAAAAAGAATGTAAATTATAAATCATAGTAATAGagattttaattttttttcatggTATTAATAGTTATAAGTATTATGCATATAAGTAAAATAACTAAatttcacaaaatgttcatgtaATACTTAGAATATCACATATTGTAACAACATTCATATAATTAAAATAATATATATGAACTATTAAAATATTTGTATTATATAAAATATttaaaatatttttaaaattacAGGTTGTAAATATTGTTTTCATTATTCAAACATTTGATTATTTATGCACACATTTTTATAATTCATAAGTattttttatgaaaatatttgtATAACTAATATTATTCAATTTAAAATTTAAAATGTATATATCAACATTAACTTTCGGATTATATTTACATTATATTAAAATCAAGAATATAAGCCATGAGCAAAATTATACACCAGTGAATATTTCTAAATATTTAGTAAATGTTGTTATCCATAATTTCTATAAATTGAATATTAGTCGTGCATGTACAAAAATGTTTGTACTCACTATATTTAAAACAGTATTTCATAAATAATAAGTTAATATTTCGTAAAATTACAGGAACATTTTTAGTATGTTATTTTATTGCATATatttatatatttatattatgTGCACACGAATATTTTTGTACCAcaaatctttccctaataataataAAGTACGGATTGACTCCGTTGGTTCACCGTCACAATGCGCTTCTTCTTGTAAGTTTACGCTTTCACtttgaatttaaaacatatacACGAGATGGTACTAAAGTAAAGTTCCCAGATATTGGCTCTTTTTCCTCAAGCACCCACAATCGGTTTCCCAAGCACGATCGATCCTTCCTGACCAATGCCTGATCAAATTGTTCTAGCCCATGCGGCCCAATGAAGCCTGACGGCCCAGCTGGATAAGGATGGCCCAGTGCAGTCTGGAGGAACCAAAAAATAATGGCTGGTTTTGTGATTTGAACACACGACCTGGCAAACAAATACTGTCAATACCAGCTAAGGTACCACGAACTATGCGTTGTAAAGGAAGCCTGACCTATATATTAGTCCCACCTCGGTCCCTTACACGCAATCCTCTCAACTTAAATACGTCTTTGAATTTTCTGGATATCAAAGAGCCTTCTCAGGAATCAAAAAGGAAGGAAATAATTTGTCATGTTCAGATAAATAAGGAATGAAAGAGAATATAAGGAAGGAAAGGAGAATAAGCCGGTCCGTTCCTCCACATGATTGGAAAGAGAATAAGAAGATGAATCCTGCTGGTGAAATTAAGGAAGGAAGCAAAATATCAGTACTATGTGACGACGCACGTATACAAAGCAAGTACGGTCGACTCTTTCCTGTGTAAAAACACACGTACACAGGAGCATTAGCATAATGATGAATACACTCGCATGTAAGCCAACGGGACGACTAAATGCACCTTGTGAAATCAGTTTTTCCATAGCTAAATTAATTGATTACACAGGAAGTTACAATTCTACAAGGAGGAGGAAAGAGGGTTTTCTTTTTATGTATGAAAGAGGAATTTCGTAGAACGCAGCGATTCGGTGCTCGAGCTTAGCTGCACCTGAAATTGCTGGCGTTGGCTCGGGTCTCGTGATTCGGGAAACATACACTGGCATGTGTGCGCAAAAGTAGCGGAAATAGAGAATACAACACAGGTACGACATGAAACAGTGTCAAAGAGTGGGCCCGAAACGTATGGCTGGACGTGCGTCCCCGCGCCGATTTTCCTGGGCGGCGGACCAGAATGTTTACTTTTTTTCTCCGACCCGTGGAACAGTTCGCCAGTACGCGACGGCCGTCCGCTGCGCCTACCGGACGTCATGTGCAGGTCCGGCTGGAGAGAGGCCGGCACCAAACCCAAACCCAGATCCAAACCCTCTTGACTAGGTCGTTCTCGAAGGGGGATTGGATGATTTGCCCCACTTTATAAGGGGTTGGATGATTTGCTCCGTGATTGTCTCAATGACAGTGGCCCCGGTCCCCACCCGGTAGCCTCTCAGGGGAGCAAATGATCTTATGAAGAAGTAAAGTAGGGCAAAAGATCCAATTTCTCCGTTCTCGAAGCCTGCCGCCGCCGTGGAAGGCTTGTCCAAATCCAGCGGGGTACGGCGAGCTTCGCTAGCTCCGGCCAGTGAGGGATGGAAGATGCTAGGCTCGAGTTCCTGCTTGATGCCGTGGACAGGTAATTGAATCCTGCCTGATTGGAGATCTAGGAATTCAAGGATGGACACAGCCAACGACTGACGCTGATTCCGGCGCCCCTTGTTGACCTAACTTGCAGGATTTCGCTATGTGAAGGGTTCGCGGACAGTTTAGATGATCCAGATCCAGTCCCTCTGGCGGTGTTCCCACGAGTTGATGTAGCCCCTACTGCTCAGGTGGACTCAAATGACGGCTCAGGTTGCGGGCAAAGATGTTGGGTGCGCAGTCGCAGGGGAGCCGCAGGCAATCGATCTGATCAATCAACGGACAGGCTGAACGCGAGGCTCCGGCTTGGGCAAAAAGGTTAGCCCTGTAACTTGCTTTGTTAAGCTGTTCTTATTTTTTGCAAATGCTGTGATGGTTTCCTCCAGCTCTACATGCTACGCGGTGTGCTAGTTAGTTGTCTTAATGATTGTAGAACGAAAACAAAATGGAATTGCTAGTTTATTTTAGTTATTTTTGTGATTCATATGTAAGCTTAGTTCAGCCGGCACATCAAAATTACTGTTGTTCCCCTAATTTGAGGGTGCATAATTAGATGGGTGTTTGTTTGTGAATTCAGGTTATCGGCTTGTCATTGTGCAGCGTGTGCTGAACGAGAAGTGTGGTTCAGTGTATTTGTCGTTGCTTCTTCTTGGATGAGCAAATGATGGTAGCTGTTAGAATTGGCATCATCCTGAAAGATCTGCACTGCATTGAAGGGACACTTGCATTGAGCAAAACTGCACTAGTAGGTGCCTGCCAATTTCTGGAGACATTTAAAAGTTCAGGAGAAAATCATTGAGCAAAATTGTATTGAAgggttaagaaattatttttgtACATAGGTTGTGGCATGTAACTTGCATTTTCTTGTGTATCCCACACATCTCAAACCTTGTCTTTCCTTTTATTTCCTTCTTATTGTGTATTTGGCATTGGTAAATCTATAACAGGAACCTTCTTAATATTGCTAATGGTTCATCCTTATTGTGGTTCTGAAGTTACTAAACTACAAGACTATGAAGAGCCAAGGGACGGAGGGAGTGGTGGCACAAGAAACGTTGAGGAATAGTGACTACAACGAGCAAGGTGGAGGTGCAGCCAGCGATGACGAGTCGACGACGACTGTCGCATTCTCTATGGTAAGGTCTCCATCTTCTCTCCCTTTTTGTGTCAATTTGAATAATACACAAGTGCAAACAAG belongs to Triticum urartu cultivar G1812 chromosome 7, Tu2.1, whole genome shotgun sequence and includes:
- the LOC125521559 gene encoding uncharacterized protein LOC125521559 isoform X1; amino-acid sequence: MEDARLEFLLDAVDRISLCEGFADSLDDPDPVPLAVFPRVDVAPTAQVDSNDGSGCGQRCWVRSRRGAAGNRSDQSTDRLNARLRLGQKGYRLVIVQRVLNEKCGSVYLSLLLLG
- the LOC125521559 gene encoding uncharacterized protein LOC125521559 isoform X2, yielding MEDARLEFLLDAVDRISLCEGFADSLDDPDPVPLAVFPRVDVAPTAQVDSNDGSGCGQRCWVRSRRGAAGNRSDQSTDRLNARLRLGQKVTKLQDYEEPRDGGSGGTRNVEE